One genomic region from Pseudomonas sp. R5-89-07 encodes:
- the colR gene encoding two-component system response regulator ColR, with protein sequence MRILLVEDNRDILANLADYLGLKGYTVDCAQDGLSGLHLAATEHYDLIVLDIMLPGIDGYTLCKRLREDARRDTPVIMLTARDQLDDRLQGFKSGADDYLLKPFALSELAARIEAVLRRAQGGGRRALQVGDLSYDLDTLEVTREGRLLKLNPVGLKLLAVLMQKSPHVLRREILEEALWGDDCPDSDSLRSHVHQLRQVIDKPFAKPLLQTVHGVGYRLAEGRDGV encoded by the coding sequence ATGCGAATTTTATTGGTTGAAGACAACCGCGATATTCTGGCCAACTTGGCCGATTACCTGGGGCTAAAAGGCTACACAGTGGACTGCGCGCAGGACGGTCTGTCAGGCCTGCACCTGGCCGCCACCGAGCATTACGACTTGATCGTGCTCGACATCATGCTGCCGGGCATCGATGGCTACACCCTGTGCAAGCGCCTGCGCGAAGATGCACGCCGCGACACGCCGGTGATCATGCTCACCGCCCGTGACCAGTTGGACGACCGGCTGCAGGGCTTCAAGTCCGGAGCCGATGACTACCTGCTCAAGCCATTCGCCTTGTCCGAACTGGCCGCGCGTATCGAAGCGGTGCTGCGCCGTGCCCAAGGTGGCGGGCGCCGTGCCTTGCAAGTCGGCGACCTGAGCTACGACCTTGATACCCTGGAGGTCACGCGCGAAGGGCGCCTGCTCAAACTCAACCCGGTCGGCCTGAAACTGCTGGCGGTGCTGATGCAGAAGAGCCCGCACGTATTGCGCCGGGAAATCCTCGAAGAAGCCTTGTGGGGCGATGATTGCCCGGACAGCGACAGCCTGCGCAGCCACGTTCACCAGTTGCGCCAAGTGATCGACAAGCCCTTCGCCAAGCCGCTGCTGCAAACGGTGCACGGTGTGGGTTATCGCCTGGCCGAGGGCCGTGATGGAGTTTAA
- the groL gene encoding chaperonin GroEL (60 kDa chaperone family; promotes refolding of misfolded polypeptides especially under stressful conditions; forms two stacked rings of heptamers to form a barrel-shaped 14mer; ends can be capped by GroES; misfolded proteins enter the barrel where they are refolded when GroES binds), giving the protein MAAKEVKFGDSARKKMLTGVNVLADAVKATLGPKGRNVIIEKSFGAPTITKDGVSVAKEIELEDRFENMGAQLVKDVASRANDDAGDGTTTATVLAQAIVNEGYKAVAAGMNPMDLKRGIDKATIAIVAELKNLSKPCADTKAIAQVGTISANSDSSIGDIIAEAMEKVGKEGVITVEEGSGLENELSVVEGMQFDRGYLSPYFVNKPDTMVAELDSPLILLVDKKISNIREMLPVLEAVAKAGRPLLIVSEDVEGEALATLVVNNMRGIVKVAAVKAPGFGDRRKAMLQDIAVLTGGTVISEEIGLSLESATLENLGSAKRVTISKENTIIVDGAGVEGDIESRIAQIRAQVAETSSDYDREKLQERLAKLSGGVAVIKVGAGSEVEMKEKKARVEDALHATRAAVEEGVVPGGGVALIRALEALTNLTGDNADQNVGIAVLRRAVEAPLRQIAANSGDEPSVVVNEVKNGKGNYGYNAATGVYGDMIEMGILDPTKVTRSALQAAASIGGLILTTEAAIADKPKAEGAGGGGMPDMGGMGGMGGMM; this is encoded by the coding sequence ATGGCTGCTAAAGAAGTTAAATTCGGCGACTCCGCCCGCAAGAAAATGCTCACCGGTGTTAACGTCCTGGCTGACGCAGTAAAAGCGACCCTGGGCCCGAAAGGTCGTAACGTGATCATCGAGAAGAGCTTCGGCGCTCCGACCATCACCAAGGACGGCGTTTCCGTAGCCAAAGAAATCGAACTGGAAGACCGTTTCGAAAACATGGGCGCGCAGCTGGTCAAAGACGTTGCCTCCCGTGCCAACGATGACGCCGGTGACGGCACCACCACCGCTACCGTTCTGGCTCAGGCCATCGTCAACGAAGGCTACAAAGCCGTCGCTGCCGGCATGAACCCGATGGACCTCAAGCGCGGCATCGACAAGGCGACCATCGCCATCGTGGCCGAGCTGAAAAACCTGTCCAAGCCATGCGCTGACACCAAGGCCATCGCTCAGGTAGGCACCATCTCCGCAAACTCCGACAGCTCCATCGGCGACATCATTGCCGAAGCCATGGAAAAAGTCGGTAAAGAAGGCGTGATCACCGTTGAAGAAGGCTCGGGCCTGGAAAACGAACTGTCGGTTGTAGAAGGCATGCAGTTCGACCGTGGCTACCTGTCCCCGTACTTCGTCAACAAGCCAGACACCATGGTTGCCGAGCTGGACAGCCCGCTGATCCTGCTGGTCGACAAGAAGATCTCCAACATCCGCGAAATGCTGCCAGTACTGGAAGCCGTCGCCAAAGCCGGCCGCCCACTGCTGATCGTTTCCGAAGACGTTGAAGGCGAAGCCCTGGCGACCCTGGTCGTGAACAACATGCGTGGCATCGTCAAAGTCGCAGCCGTCAAGGCTCCGGGCTTCGGTGACCGTCGCAAGGCCATGCTGCAGGACATCGCCGTATTGACCGGCGGTACCGTTATCTCCGAAGAGATCGGCCTGAGCCTGGAAAGCGCGACCCTGGAAAACCTGGGTAGCGCCAAGCGCGTGACCATCTCCAAGGAAAACACCATCATCGTTGACGGTGCTGGCGTTGAAGGCGACATCGAGTCGCGTATCGCTCAGATCCGCGCCCAGGTGGCCGAGACTTCCTCGGACTACGACCGTGAAAAACTGCAAGAGCGTCTGGCCAAGCTGTCCGGCGGCGTTGCAGTGATCAAGGTTGGCGCTGGTTCCGAAGTTGAAATGAAAGAGAAGAAGGCCCGCGTTGAAGACGCCCTGCACGCAACCCGTGCAGCCGTTGAAGAAGGCGTGGTACCTGGCGGTGGCGTTGCGTTGATCCGTGCTCTGGAAGCCCTGACCAATCTGACCGGCGACAACGCTGACCAGAACGTCGGTATCGCTGTACTGCGTCGTGCCGTTGAAGCGCCGCTGCGCCAGATCGCTGCCAACTCCGGCGACGAGCCAAGCGTTGTGGTCAACGAAGTCAAGAACGGCAAAGGTAACTACGGTTACAACGCTGCGACTGGCGTGTACGGCGACATGATCGAAATGGGCATCCTGGACCCAACCAAGGTGACTCGTTCCGCGCTGCAGGCAGCAGCCTCCATCGGTGGCCTGATCCTGACCACCGAAGCTGCAATCGCTGACAAGCCTAAGGCTGAAGGCGCTGGCGGCGGCGGTATGCCAGACATGGGCGGCATGGGTGGCATGGGCGGCATGATGTAA
- a CDS encoding HAMP domain-containing sensor histidine kinase yields the protein MEFKQSLAQRIIIAFALMSALVAGAFAMGIVATVHLVEEKLISAGLGGDLQRLLLMDSMEDWRHRPEPDQLFYFSGGPGDFELPKDLRHLEPGFHEVFRESLSYHAMVEVIDGRRYVLLQDQSDFEERERVLFAVVLVGFVLSLALAVFLGWVLARKVMAPVVRLARQVRHRDQLLGLAPPLAPDYAADEVGELAVAFDATLGRLRQALSREQLFTSDVSHELRTPLMVLASSCELLLENPAIDQRGRNQVQRIARACEEMRELVQTFLMLARAKHEDAAMLAQVNLTQVAEDLLGIWRGPIEQKGLELIYCPGSPLDTRYNTTFLHAVMGNLLRNALHYTEQGFIRLTLEPSGFVVEDSGVGIPEDKREAMFEPFVRGSEKRGDGLGLGLSLVQRICESQGWSVTLSTMEPNGCRFHVELNPVKT from the coding sequence ATGGAGTTTAAGCAAAGCCTTGCCCAGCGGATCATCATCGCCTTTGCGTTGATGAGCGCGTTGGTGGCAGGCGCCTTCGCCATGGGCATCGTCGCCACGGTGCACCTGGTGGAAGAGAAGCTGATTTCGGCGGGCCTGGGCGGCGACCTGCAACGCCTGCTGTTGATGGACAGCATGGAAGACTGGCGACACCGGCCCGAGCCCGACCAGTTGTTCTATTTCAGCGGCGGCCCCGGCGATTTCGAACTGCCCAAGGATTTGCGCCATCTGGAGCCAGGCTTTCATGAAGTGTTTCGCGAGTCGCTGTCGTACCACGCCATGGTCGAAGTGATCGATGGCCGGCGCTATGTGCTGCTGCAGGACCAGAGCGATTTCGAAGAGCGCGAGCGCGTCCTGTTTGCCGTGGTGTTGGTGGGCTTCGTGCTCAGCCTGGCGCTGGCGGTGTTTCTCGGCTGGGTGCTGGCGCGCAAAGTGATGGCGCCGGTCGTGCGGCTGGCTCGCCAGGTGCGCCATCGCGACCAACTGCTGGGACTTGCCCCGCCTCTGGCGCCGGATTATGCGGCCGACGAAGTGGGTGAGTTGGCGGTGGCATTCGATGCCACGCTGGGTCGCTTGCGTCAGGCGCTGTCGCGCGAACAGTTGTTCACCAGCGATGTGAGCCATGAGCTGCGTACACCCTTGATGGTACTGGCCAGCTCCTGCGAGCTGCTGCTGGAGAACCCCGCCATCGATCAGCGAGGTCGCAACCAGGTCCAGCGCATCGCTCGCGCCTGTGAAGAAATGCGCGAACTGGTGCAGACCTTCCTGATGCTGGCCCGCGCCAAGCATGAAGATGCCGCCATGTTGGCCCAGGTCAACCTGACACAGGTCGCCGAGGATCTGCTCGGGATCTGGCGTGGGCCCATCGAGCAAAAAGGCCTGGAGCTGATCTATTGCCCAGGCAGCCCGCTGGACACACGCTACAACACCACGTTCCTGCATGCCGTGATGGGCAACCTGTTGCGCAATGCACTGCATTACACCGAGCAAGGCTTTATTCGCCTCACCCTGGAGCCGAGCGGTTTCGTGGTGGAGGACTCCGGTGTGGGCATTCCCGAAGACAAGCGTGAAGCGATGTTCGAGCCGTTTGTACGCGGCAGCGAGAAGCGCGGTGATGGCCTTGGGCTGGGCTTGTCGCTGGTGCAACGTATCTGTGAGAGCCAGGGCTGGAGCGTGACCCTTAGCACCATGGAGCCCAACGGCTGCCGTTTTCATGTCGAATTGAACCCAGTCAAAACCTGA
- a CDS encoding phosphatase PAP2 family protein: MNPPASIPVSKPLNFWLCLGLPTGAALALLLLQLTSLDMDLAKRFYDPEQGGFIGRYSFFLEDILHDRAKQLVILFSVLAILGLVGSFILQRLKPYRRELVCLVLSLGLATAYVAPLKTVTAVQCPWSLKEFGGQETYSELLSPRPPTDKPGRCWPGGHAATGFALFAWFFALRDRRPRMARNAFIFAVGLGSVFSVSRMLQGAHFFSHNVWTAIFCWLICLGLYCLLLYRPSKPATSR; the protein is encoded by the coding sequence ATGAATCCCCCCGCCTCTATTCCCGTTTCAAAACCGCTGAATTTCTGGCTGTGCCTGGGCCTGCCCACCGGCGCAGCACTGGCCTTGCTGCTGCTGCAGCTGACCTCGCTGGACATGGACCTGGCCAAGCGTTTCTACGACCCCGAGCAGGGCGGTTTCATCGGCCGCTACAGCTTCTTTCTCGAAGACATCCTGCATGATCGCGCCAAGCAACTGGTGATCCTGTTCTCGGTACTGGCGATTCTCGGGCTGGTCGGCAGCTTCATCCTGCAGCGACTCAAGCCTTATCGCCGCGAGCTGGTGTGCCTGGTGCTTTCCCTGGGATTGGCGACGGCCTATGTAGCGCCATTGAAAACCGTCACCGCCGTGCAATGCCCGTGGAGCCTCAAGGAATTCGGCGGCCAGGAAACCTACAGCGAACTGCTTAGCCCTCGCCCGCCTACCGACAAGCCCGGGCGCTGCTGGCCCGGCGGCCATGCGGCAACCGGGTTCGCCTTGTTCGCCTGGTTCTTTGCCCTGCGCGATCGCCGGCCACGCATGGCGCGCAACGCGTTTATCTTTGCGGTGGGACTGGGCAGCGTGTTTTCCGTCAGCCGCATGCTGCAAGGCGCGCATTTTTTTTCCCACAACGTGTGGACAGCAATCTTCTGCTGGCTGATCTGCCTGGGCCTGTATTGCCTGCTGTTGTACCGGCCATCGAAGCCCGCCACGTCCCGTTGA
- the groES gene encoding co-chaperone GroES: MSKLRPLHDRVVIRRSEEEKKTAGGIVLPGSAAEKANHGVIIAAGPGKALENGEVRALAVKVGDKVVFGPYSGSNTVKIDGEDLLVMAENEILAVLED; the protein is encoded by the coding sequence ATGAGCAAGCTTCGTCCTCTGCACGACCGCGTCGTCATCCGTCGCAGCGAAGAAGAAAAGAAAACCGCTGGCGGCATCGTTCTGCCAGGTTCGGCTGCTGAAAAAGCCAACCACGGCGTGATCATCGCTGCAGGCCCAGGCAAAGCCCTGGAAAACGGTGAAGTACGTGCGCTGGCCGTGAAAGTGGGTGACAAGGTTGTTTTCGGCCCTTACTCCGGCAGCAACACTGTGAAAATCGACGGCGAAGACCTGCTGGTAATGGCTGAGAACGAAATTCTCGCCGTTCTGGAAGACTGA
- a CDS encoding lipopolysaccharide kinase InaA family protein, with protein MAVECVVGSHVAPEERFDFFWRQQGEWVEEPNRRRGGESGVQRVVSPNGRLLYCKRQTGHIYRSWLHPFGRPTVLRERDALKGLRLLDVRVPELVFCEARRDPEHQWKALLVTASLDGFDEIENWYAAGGREQYGEVVHERLLEELAGTLARMHKGRWQHGCLYIKHIFIRVTGEGDAVKVEVALLDFEKCRQRLTAYRAASHDMLQLRRHSSWNDTDWKKLSYFYETAFGSAIKGLTR; from the coding sequence ATGGCAGTTGAGTGCGTAGTAGGCAGTCATGTAGCTCCCGAAGAACGATTTGATTTTTTCTGGCGCCAGCAGGGTGAATGGGTAGAAGAGCCCAATCGTCGACGTGGCGGTGAGAGTGGCGTACAGCGGGTGGTCAGCCCCAATGGACGCTTGCTCTATTGCAAACGCCAGACCGGCCACATCTACCGCAGTTGGTTGCATCCGTTTGGACGTCCGACCGTGCTGCGTGAGCGCGATGCCCTCAAGGGCCTGCGCTTGCTGGATGTGCGAGTGCCGGAGCTGGTGTTCTGCGAGGCGCGACGCGACCCCGAGCATCAGTGGAAGGCCTTGCTGGTCACCGCTTCGCTGGACGGTTTCGACGAGATCGAAAACTGGTACGCCGCTGGCGGCCGTGAGCAATACGGCGAGGTGGTGCACGAGCGCCTGCTCGAGGAACTGGCCGGCACCCTGGCGCGCATGCACAAAGGGCGCTGGCAACATGGTTGCCTGTACATCAAGCATATCTTCATAAGGGTCACCGGCGAGGGCGATGCGGTGAAGGTGGAAGTGGCACTGCTGGACTTTGAAAAATGCCGCCAGCGTTTGACCGCTTATCGGGCCGCCTCCCATGACATGCTGCAATTGCGCCGCCATTCGTCGTGGAACGATACCGACTGGAAGAAACTCAGCTACTTTTATGAGACGGCGTTTGGCAGCGCTATCAAGGGTTTAACCAGATGA
- a CDS encoding LTA synthase family protein, with product MGFPKTAPMRYLLLITGAWLVIFLLTRSVLLITHLDEVSGNLLPVFGVGLLYDLGFLAYAALPLGLYLLLCPPALWRRRGHRWFLQALLTVSLFAMLFTSVAEWLFWDEFGVRFNFIAVDYLVYSDEVMNNLLESYPIGKLLSLLAMLALILSVALRKPFNAAMAAPLPALRGRLVNALALLVVAGLSLQLISQDSPRTQGGNAYNNELASNGPYQFFAAFRNNELDYTQFYKSLPTDVVAKQLRAELSEPNARFIDQDPLDIRRAITNPGTLRKPNIVLVTIESFSAKYMGSNGDERNLTPNLDALRKQSLFFNNFYATGTRTDRGLEAITLAIPPTPGRSIVKRIGRESGFASLGQQLSAIGYDSVFVYGGRGYFDNMNAFFSGNGYRVVDQSSVPEAEISFKNAWGMADEDLYKQTLKLADADYAKQQPFLLQLMTTSNHRPYTYPDGRIDIKSGKGRDGAVKYTDYAIGQFLDAARQKPWFDNTIFVFVADHTAGSAGKEDLPITNYQIPLFIYAPKLIDARENAQLASQIDLAPTLLGLINLSYESTFFGRNLLQDNPLPPRVVVGNYQHLGLFDGTNLAILSPRKGLRRHDQALGDSQELRVGSDDPLIQRAITYYQAASYGYKQQLLSWRAPKEEAPVLSTR from the coding sequence ATGGGTTTTCCCAAAACCGCGCCTATGCGCTATCTGCTGCTGATAACCGGCGCCTGGCTGGTTATTTTCCTGCTCACCCGTAGCGTACTGCTCATCACGCATTTGGATGAAGTCAGCGGCAACCTGCTGCCGGTATTCGGCGTGGGTTTGCTCTACGACCTCGGCTTCCTGGCCTATGCGGCGCTGCCGCTGGGGCTGTATCTGCTGCTGTGCCCGCCTGCGCTGTGGCGCCGCCGCGGGCATCGCTGGTTCCTGCAAGCGCTGCTCACGGTGAGCCTGTTCGCGATGCTGTTCACGTCGGTGGCCGAATGGCTGTTCTGGGATGAGTTCGGCGTGCGCTTCAACTTTATCGCCGTTGATTACCTGGTGTACTCCGACGAGGTCATGAACAACCTGCTGGAGTCCTATCCGATCGGCAAGCTGCTCAGCCTGCTGGCGATGCTGGCACTGATTCTCAGCGTGGCCCTGCGCAAGCCTTTCAACGCCGCGATGGCCGCGCCCCTGCCGGCGCTGCGTGGCCGGTTGGTGAATGCCCTGGCCTTGCTGGTGGTCGCCGGCCTCAGTCTGCAATTGATCAGCCAGGACAGCCCGCGCACCCAAGGTGGCAACGCCTACAACAACGAACTGGCCAGCAATGGCCCCTATCAGTTCTTTGCCGCGTTCCGTAACAATGAACTGGATTACACGCAGTTCTATAAAAGCCTGCCAACCGATGTGGTCGCCAAGCAATTGCGCGCCGAACTCAGCGAACCTAACGCCCGTTTCATCGACCAAGACCCGCTGGACATCCGCCGCGCCATCACCAACCCCGGCACGCTGCGCAAACCCAATATCGTGCTGGTCACCATCGAGAGCTTCAGCGCGAAATACATGGGCAGCAATGGCGACGAGCGCAACCTCACGCCCAACCTCGATGCGCTGCGCAAACAGAGCCTGTTCTTCAATAACTTCTATGCCACCGGTACGCGTACCGACCGTGGACTGGAAGCTATCACTTTGGCGATTCCTCCTACGCCTGGGCGCTCTATCGTCAAGCGCATCGGCCGCGAAAGCGGTTTCGCCAGCCTGGGGCAGCAGCTCTCCGCGATTGGCTACGACAGCGTGTTCGTCTACGGCGGGCGCGGTTACTTCGACAACATGAACGCGTTTTTCAGCGGCAATGGCTACCGCGTCGTCGACCAGAGCAGCGTGCCCGAAGCGGAAATCTCGTTCAAAAATGCCTGGGGCATGGCCGACGAGGACCTCTACAAACAAACCCTGAAATTGGCCGACGCCGACTACGCCAAGCAACAGCCGTTCCTGCTGCAGTTGATGACCACCTCCAACCACCGCCCCTACACCTACCCGGACGGGCGCATCGATATCAAATCCGGCAAGGGCCGCGACGGCGCGGTGAAATACACCGACTACGCCATCGGCCAGTTCCTCGACGCCGCGCGGCAGAAGCCCTGGTTCGATAACACGATCTTCGTGTTCGTCGCCGACCACACCGCCGGCAGCGCAGGCAAGGAAGACCTGCCGATCACCAACTACCAGATTCCGCTGTTTATCTATGCACCGAAGCTGATCGATGCGCGGGAAAACGCGCAACTGGCCAGCCAGATCGACCTGGCGCCCACGCTGCTGGGCCTGATAAACCTGAGCTACGAATCGACGTTCTTCGGCCGCAACCTGTTGCAGGACAATCCGCTGCCACCGCGGGTGGTGGTCGGCAACTACCAGCACCTGGGCCTGTTTGACGGGACCAACCTGGCGATCCTCAGCCCGCGCAAAGGCCTGCGTCGCCATGACCAGGCGCTGGGTGACAGCCAGGAACTGCGTGTCGGCAGCGATGACCCGTTGATCCAACGGGCGATCACCTATTACCAGGCCGCCAGCTATGGCTACAAACAACAACTGCTGAGTTGGAGAGCCCCCAAGGAAGAGGCCCCGGTCTTGAGCACACGCTAA
- a CDS encoding FxsA family protein produces the protein MRPFLLLFLLFPVLELFVFVQVSGAIGFFPALLLIILGSMLGVLVLRVAGLATALRARESLNRGELPAQTMLEGLMMALAGGLLILPGFISDVVGLVMLLPVIRKLLAGKMRQRAEEAAMRQRAFADDLQPRGGPAPRQPLGREGDVIEGEFEHRDSK, from the coding sequence ATGCGCCCTTTTTTGCTGCTTTTTCTCTTGTTCCCGGTGCTGGAGCTGTTCGTATTCGTTCAAGTCAGCGGTGCGATCGGTTTTTTCCCGGCACTGTTGCTGATCATTCTCGGCTCGATGCTCGGCGTTCTGGTGCTGCGCGTCGCCGGCCTGGCCACGGCGCTGCGTGCCCGTGAAAGCCTGAACCGCGGCGAACTGCCCGCCCAGACCATGCTCGAAGGCCTGATGATGGCCCTGGCCGGTGGCTTGTTGATCCTGCCGGGCTTTATCAGTGACGTGGTCGGCCTGGTCATGCTGCTGCCGGTCATCCGTAAATTGCTGGCCGGCAAGATGCGCCAGCGTGCCGAAGAAGCGGCCATGCGCCAGCGTGCCTTCGCCGACGACCTGCAACCCCGTGGCGGCCCGGCCCCGCGCCAGCCCCTGGGGCGGGAAGGCGATGTGATCGAAGGCGAGTTCGAACACCGCGACAGCAAATAA
- a CDS encoding HugZ family protein, whose product MSAHVARNARELLLKEYRGALATLSKAMPGFPFGSVVPYCLDEQGRPLILISRIAQHTHNLQKDPKCSLLVGEREADDVQAVGRLTYLAQAEKLDDPAAIEAAAERYYRYFPESANYHKAHDFDFWVLNPVRHRYIGGFGAIHWVDQLTLANPFAGKVERSMIEHMNSDHAKAIAHYVDLAGLPTSEPAQLAGIDSEGMHLRIGQSLHWLSFAEPCNTPTQVREALVSLAHAEIWPKKSEVSA is encoded by the coding sequence TTGAGCGCGCACGTTGCCAGGAACGCCCGAGAGCTGTTGCTCAAAGAATACCGTGGGGCCTTGGCCACACTGTCCAAAGCCATGCCCGGTTTTCCCTTCGGTTCGGTCGTGCCGTACTGCCTCGACGAGCAGGGCCGCCCGCTGATCCTGATCAGCCGCATCGCCCAGCACACCCACAACCTGCAGAAGGACCCCAAGTGTTCGTTGCTGGTCGGTGAGCGCGAAGCTGACGATGTGCAGGCCGTCGGGCGCCTGACCTACCTGGCGCAAGCCGAAAAACTCGACGACCCGGCTGCCATCGAAGCCGCTGCCGAGCGCTACTACCGCTACTTCCCCGAGTCGGCCAACTACCACAAGGCCCACGACTTCGACTTCTGGGTACTCAACCCGGTGCGCCACCGTTATATCGGTGGCTTTGGCGCGATCCACTGGGTCGACCAACTGACCTTGGCCAATCCGTTCGCGGGCAAGGTTGAGCGCAGCATGATCGAGCACATGAACAGCGATCACGCCAAGGCCATCGCCCATTACGTCGACCTCGCCGGTTTGCCCACAAGCGAGCCTGCGCAACTGGCCGGTATCGACAGCGAAGGCATGCACCTGCGCATCGGGCAATCCCTGCATTGGTTATCGTTTGCCGAACCCTGCAACACGCCGACACAAGTACGCGAAGCCCTGGTTTCATTGGCTCACGCCGAGATCTGGCCGAAAAAATCAGAGGTTAGCGCTTGA
- a CDS encoding DUF1513 domain-containing protein, which produces MLRRQALAIGSALLSALTLGGWTLFKGNGASHSKHGPLLLSARDDADGKHYAVGYRLDGKQVFATQVGQRCHDIINHPTLPIALFVARRPGTESYLVDLRDGTLLQTITSNANRHFYGHAVIHKDGEWLYATENDTSDPGRGLLGVYRFEGERLVHSGELSTHGIGPHQVSWMPDGETLVVANGGIRTEAESRVEMNLNAMEPSLVLMHRDGRLISKETLGQQMNSVRHMGIVSDGTILTGQQFMGPSQERSELLAIKRPGQPFVAFPVADEQLQAMGHYTASVAVHSELRLVALTAPRGNRFFIWDMDSGELRLDGPLPDCAGVGAVADGFVVTSGQGRCRFYDCRQEKLLAQPLELPAGFWDNHLHLI; this is translated from the coding sequence ATGCTCAGGCGACAGGCTTTGGCGATTGGCAGCGCACTGCTCAGCGCACTCACGCTGGGTGGCTGGACGCTGTTCAAAGGTAACGGCGCTTCACACAGCAAACATGGCCCGTTGCTGCTGTCGGCGCGCGATGATGCCGACGGCAAGCACTACGCCGTAGGTTATCGCCTGGACGGCAAGCAGGTGTTCGCCACCCAGGTGGGCCAGCGCTGCCACGACATCATCAACCATCCGACGCTGCCGATTGCGCTGTTCGTCGCCCGTCGCCCGGGCACCGAGAGTTACCTGGTCGACCTGCGTGACGGCACGTTGCTGCAAACCATTACGTCCAATGCCAACCGCCACTTTTATGGACACGCCGTGATCCACAAAGACGGTGAATGGCTGTACGCCACCGAGAACGACACGTCCGACCCCGGCCGTGGTTTGCTCGGGGTGTACCGGTTCGAAGGCGAGCGGCTGGTGCACAGCGGGGAACTCTCGACCCACGGTATCGGCCCGCATCAGGTGTCATGGATGCCCGATGGCGAAACCCTGGTGGTGGCCAACGGCGGCATTCGCACCGAAGCCGAAAGCCGCGTGGAGATGAACCTCAACGCGATGGAACCGAGCCTGGTGCTGATGCACCGCGACGGCCGCCTGATCAGCAAGGAAACCCTGGGCCAGCAGATGAACAGCGTGCGCCATATGGGGATCGTCAGCGATGGCACCATCCTCACCGGACAGCAGTTCATGGGGCCGTCCCAGGAGCGTTCCGAATTGCTCGCGATCAAGCGGCCGGGTCAACCGTTCGTGGCGTTTCCCGTGGCTGATGAGCAATTACAGGCGATGGGGCACTACACTGCCAGCGTCGCGGTGCACAGTGAGCTGCGGCTGGTGGCGCTGACGGCGCCGCGTGGCAATCGGTTCTTTATCTGGGACATGGACAGCGGCGAGCTGCGCCTGGATGGGCCATTGCCCGACTGTGCCGGTGTGGGTGCGGTGGCGGATGGCTTCGTTGTGACGTCAGGCCAGGGACGTTGCCGATTCTATGATTGCCGCCAGGAAAAACTGCTCGCGCAACCGCTGGAATTGCCGGCAGGGTTTTGGGATAACCACCTGCACCTGATCTGA
- a CDS encoding class I SAM-dependent methyltransferase, which produces MPSPIKLEFSEKYDDQHAQQYLLKHQDNLARRLSHKRDEQLARGALALAGEPGLVLDLPCGAGRFWPLLAEKPNRVIIGADNSESMLKVATVAQPADVVKRVRPLQTSAFDIDLPDNSVDSIFCMRLMHHIGDPAHRMTILREFQRVTRDSVIISLWVDGNFKAWKRKRAEVRRRNKGEQEGYQNRFVLPAATVEAEFEQAGFRVQESLDFMPLYAMWRVYVLRKR; this is translated from the coding sequence ATGCCTTCCCCGATCAAGTTGGAATTCTCAGAAAAGTACGACGATCAACACGCGCAGCAATATTTGCTCAAGCATCAGGACAATCTGGCTCGCCGGTTGTCCCACAAGCGCGACGAGCAACTGGCGCGCGGTGCGCTGGCCTTGGCCGGTGAGCCGGGCCTGGTGCTGGACTTGCCGTGTGGCGCCGGTCGGTTCTGGCCATTGCTGGCCGAGAAACCCAACCGCGTGATTATCGGTGCCGACAATTCGGAGTCGATGTTGAAGGTGGCGACGGTGGCCCAACCGGCTGACGTGGTGAAACGGGTACGCCCTTTGCAGACATCTGCCTTTGATATCGATTTGCCAGATAACTCGGTCGACAGTATTTTCTGCATGCGCCTGATGCACCACATTGGTGACCCTGCGCACAGAATGACAATACTGCGGGAGTTTCAGCGTGTTACCCGCGACAGCGTGATTATCTCGCTGTGGGTGGATGGCAATTTCAAGGCTTGGAAGCGCAAGCGCGCCGAAGTGCGTCGTCGTAACAAAGGTGAGCAAGAAGGTTACCAAAACCGGTTTGTGTTACCGGCTGCTACTGTCGAGGCAGAATTCGAGCAGGCCGGTTTCCGAGTTCAGGAATCCCTGGACTTCATGCCGCTCTACGCCATGTGGCGAGTTTATGTATTGCGTAAGAGGTAA